Proteins found in one Planctomycetes bacterium MalM25 genomic segment:
- the dpnA gene encoding Modification methylase DpnIIB has translation MGKKKAKAKKTVATLRHEDASRKNIPTAEYESVMRQEEKSAVQVAYERRNRDLDPQLVWRGKDEQDWSDLVVHAPPLYIQEKVQPKVLIDDLLRRTKQSEKSADPQMDLFADFNGLPEEAKSTEFYQHDANWTNRLVLGDSLQVMASLAEREGLRGKVQCIYFDPPYGIKFNSNFQWSTTSRDVKDGKADHITREPEQVKAFRDTWRDGIHSYLTYLRDRLTVARDLLADSGSIFVQIGDENVHRVRAVMDEVFGEDNCCALIPFSKTSGFTPKLLSEVNDYLIWYAKRKDQTKFRRLFTRREPIENPKERYICVETPEGKIIDLSLAQKMGEEPIPSGRLLRLQQATSQGKGVDNSVPVYCEGRPHFPPDTRHWSVTASGMNRAVKAGRGYSVGKTLTWISYRDENAFKVLNNNWSHDLRASGFGDAKRYVVETLPMVVQRCLLMATDPGDLVLDPTCGSGTTAVVAEQWGRRWITIDTSRVALALARARVMGAKFPYYLLADSKEGQQKEAEVTHTEPSTAPTHGNIRHGFVYERVPHITLKSIANNTEIDVIWEQFQEKLEPLREQLNKTLSKKWEEWEIPRESESGWPADAKKVHAAWWKERIARQKEIDASIAAKADYEYLYDKPYEDKKTVRVAGPFTVESLSPHRTLAVDADDELIDPEMTDVETGEDDFVQMILENLRTAGVQQAHKEDKIDFTSITPWPGKYVCAEGTYAEEEGQPEKRAGVFIGPEFGTVSKPDLAAAAREAGNAGFDVLITCAFNYDAHSSEFDQLGRLTVLKARMNADLHMANDLKNTGKGNLFVIFGEPDIDVLEGGTDELSKAVVLREERVASIPAELKVATENLKTEKKNKPKKDDKDEKDAHAARLAGLQERIDALEREAALAERFLERAAVAEPGEVFVQIRGVDVFHPTTGEVRSDGPEGIACWMLDTDYNEESFFVRHAYFLGQNDPYKSLKTTLKAEIDEEAWSTLNSDTSRPFPKPESGRIAVKVINHLGDEVMKVFRVEEEE, from the coding sequence ATGGGCAAGAAGAAGGCCAAGGCGAAAAAGACCGTCGCGACGCTGCGTCACGAGGACGCTTCGCGCAAGAACATCCCGACCGCCGAGTACGAGTCGGTGATGCGGCAGGAGGAGAAGTCCGCCGTCCAGGTCGCCTACGAGCGTCGCAACCGGGACCTTGACCCGCAGCTCGTCTGGCGTGGGAAGGACGAGCAAGACTGGTCTGACCTCGTAGTGCACGCCCCGCCGCTCTACATCCAGGAGAAGGTCCAGCCGAAGGTCCTCATCGACGACCTGCTCCGCCGCACGAAGCAGTCGGAGAAGTCGGCCGACCCGCAGATGGATTTATTTGCGGACTTCAACGGGCTGCCGGAGGAAGCGAAGTCGACCGAGTTCTATCAGCACGACGCTAACTGGACGAACCGGCTGGTTCTCGGTGACTCATTACAAGTCATGGCGTCACTCGCGGAACGCGAAGGACTCCGCGGCAAGGTCCAGTGCATCTACTTCGACCCGCCCTACGGCATCAAGTTCAACTCGAACTTTCAATGGTCGACGACCAGCCGTGACGTCAAGGACGGCAAGGCCGACCACATCACCCGCGAACCCGAACAGGTCAAAGCCTTCCGCGACACCTGGCGCGACGGCATCCACTCCTACCTCACCTACCTCCGCGACCGCCTCACCGTCGCCCGCGACCTCTTAGCCGACTCGGGCTCCATCTTCGTCCAGATCGGCGACGAGAATGTTCACCGCGTGCGGGCGGTGATGGATGAGGTTTTTGGGGAGGACAACTGCTGTGCATTGATTCCCTTCTCCAAGACCAGCGGCTTTACTCCAAAGCTTCTGTCGGAGGTCAACGACTATTTGATCTGGTATGCGAAGCGAAAAGACCAAACGAAATTTCGGCGGCTGTTTACCCGGCGCGAACCCATCGAGAATCCGAAAGAACGATATATCTGTGTCGAGACCCCCGAAGGCAAGATTATCGATCTTTCACTCGCGCAGAAAATGGGAGAGGAGCCCATTCCAAGCGGGCGACTGTTACGGCTTCAGCAAGCCACTTCTCAAGGAAAGGGTGTCGATAACAGCGTTCCGGTTTACTGCGAGGGCCGTCCTCATTTTCCGCCAGATACCCGACATTGGTCCGTCACTGCGAGCGGAATGAATCGGGCGGTGAAGGCGGGGAGAGGCTATTCGGTAGGTAAGACTTTGACGTGGATTTCGTATCGTGATGAAAATGCCTTCAAGGTACTAAACAACAATTGGTCTCATGATCTTCGAGCCAGCGGCTTTGGTGATGCAAAGCGCTATGTTGTTGAGACGCTGCCGATGGTCGTCCAGCGTTGCCTCCTCATGGCGACCGACCCCGGGGATTTGGTGTTGGACCCGACGTGCGGGTCGGGGACGACGGCGGTGGTGGCCGAGCAGTGGGGCCGGCGGTGGATCACGATCGACACCTCGCGGGTCGCGCTGGCGCTGGCCCGGGCGCGGGTAATGGGGGCGAAGTTCCCGTACTACCTCCTGGCCGATTCCAAAGAGGGACAGCAGAAGGAAGCGGAAGTGACTCACACGGAGCCGAGCACCGCCCCCACGCACGGCAACATCCGCCACGGCTTTGTCTACGAGCGAGTGCCGCACATAACGCTTAAGAGCATCGCGAACAACACCGAGATTGACGTGATCTGGGAGCAGTTCCAGGAGAAGCTCGAACCGCTTCGCGAGCAACTAAACAAGACGCTCAGCAAGAAGTGGGAGGAGTGGGAGATCCCTCGCGAATCGGAGTCAGGCTGGCCGGCCGACGCGAAGAAGGTGCATGCCGCTTGGTGGAAGGAGCGGATCGCCCGGCAGAAGGAGATCGACGCGTCGATCGCTGCCAAGGCTGACTACGAGTACCTCTACGACAAGCCGTACGAGGACAAGAAGACGGTCCGTGTCGCCGGGCCGTTCACCGTCGAGAGCCTCTCGCCGCACCGCACCCTGGCGGTCGATGCCGATGACGAGCTGATCGACCCGGAGATGACCGACGTCGAGACCGGCGAGGACGACTTCGTCCAGATGATCCTCGAGAACCTGCGGACCGCCGGCGTGCAGCAGGCCCACAAGGAAGACAAGATCGACTTCACGTCGATCACCCCCTGGCCCGGCAAGTACGTCTGCGCCGAGGGGACCTATGCCGAGGAGGAGGGGCAGCCCGAGAAGCGGGCCGGCGTCTTCATCGGCCCCGAGTTCGGCACCGTCAGCAAGCCCGACTTGGCCGCCGCCGCCCGCGAGGCGGGGAACGCCGGTTTCGACGTGCTGATCACATGCGCGTTCAATTACGACGCCCACTCGTCGGAGTTCGACCAACTGGGGCGACTCACGGTGCTCAAGGCGCGGATGAACGCCGACCTGCACATGGCCAACGACCTCAAGAACACCGGCAAGGGGAACCTGTTCGTCATCTTCGGCGAACCCGATATCGACGTGCTCGAGGGAGGGACCGACGAGTTATCGAAGGCCGTCGTACTCCGCGAGGAGCGTGTCGCGAGTATCCCTGCGGAACTGAAGGTCGCTACGGAGAACCTTAAGACGGAGAAGAAGAACAAGCCCAAGAAAGACGACAAGGACGAGAAGGACGCCCATGCCGCACGGCTTGCTGGACTTCAGGAAAGGATCGACGCCCTCGAACGCGAAGCCGCCTTGGCCGAGCGTTTCCTCGAACGAGCCGCCGTCGCTGAGCCAGGCGAAGTCTTCGTCCAGATTCGCGGCGTCGATGTTTTCCACCCGACCACGGGCGAGGTCCGCAGCGACGGTCCCGAGGGGATCGCGTGCTGGATGCTCGACACCGACTACAACGAAGAAAGCTTCTTCGTCCGCCACGCCTACTTCCTCGGCCAGAACGACCCTTACAAGAGCCTCAAGACGACGCTTAAGGCCGAGATCGACGAAGAGGCCTGGAGCACCCTCAACAGCGACACCAGCCGCCCCTTCCCGAAGCCAGAGTCCGGCCGCATCGCGGTGAAGGTGATCAATCACCTTGGGGACGAGGTGATGAAGGTTTTCAGGGTGGAAGAGGAAGAGTAA
- the yjcD gene encoding Putative ATP-dependent DNA helicase YjcD: MEFRISDTFTASLAKLNGDEQKAVKTTAFDLQMDPSGAGMQFHKLDRAKDKNFWSVRVSRDIRLIVHKSDASLLLCYVDHHDNAYAWAARRKIVTHPTTGAAQLVEVRETVKEITVPVYVEAPTPVPSKPPLFADITDEALLGYGVPEEWLADAKAATEETLFEVANHLPTEAAEALLNLAVGETPQVTTAAANVADPFDHPDAKRRFRVVGSTEELARALDYPWEKWAVFLHPAQREMVRAKFNGPARVAGSAGTGKTVVALHRAAYLAEANRDARVLVTTFSDPLAAALREKLRFLIGNSPRVFERIEVDAIKTVGKRLYEARFGAIRFATEAEQRTQLGAAAADAGAESFTDQFLWTEWRDVVDAWQLNDWESYRDVKRLGRKTRLPESQRRTLWEVISVVRDRLAEQGSLTSAMMFGRLAARLRTEGSGPYGFIVVDEAQDIGVPELRFLSALCGEEPASLFFAGDLGQRIFQPPFSWKSLGVDIRGRSRTLRINYRTSHQIRSQADRLLPPEISDVDGASEQRKGTVSAFEGPDPVVQVFDTQDAEEASIASWLRGCESAGVRREEIAVFVRSQELIDRSVRAVEAAGQPVNRVEEGIQTVPGHVSVMTMHQAKGLEFRCVAVMACDDDQLPSLERIEAIGDEADLEEVYSTERHLLYVACTRARDRLMVTGVDPASEFLDDLLGN, translated from the coding sequence ATGGAATTCCGCATCTCGGACACCTTCACTGCCAGTCTCGCCAAACTCAACGGCGACGAGCAGAAGGCGGTCAAGACGACCGCCTTTGATCTGCAGATGGACCCCTCGGGCGCCGGGATGCAGTTCCACAAGCTCGACCGAGCGAAGGACAAGAACTTCTGGTCGGTTCGAGTCAGCCGCGACATACGACTCATCGTCCACAAGTCGGACGCCAGCCTCTTGCTCTGCTACGTCGATCACCACGACAACGCCTACGCTTGGGCGGCACGGCGTAAGATCGTGACGCACCCAACAACTGGCGCGGCGCAACTGGTCGAGGTGCGAGAGACCGTCAAGGAGATTACGGTCCCGGTCTACGTCGAGGCACCCACCCCGGTGCCAAGCAAGCCGCCACTCTTCGCTGACATCACCGATGAAGCTCTCCTGGGATACGGGGTGCCTGAGGAGTGGCTCGCCGACGCCAAGGCGGCGACCGAAGAGACGCTTTTCGAGGTTGCCAATCATCTTCCGACGGAAGCGGCCGAAGCCCTACTCAATTTGGCGGTCGGTGAGACTCCGCAGGTTACGACAGCCGCTGCCAACGTCGCCGACCCCTTCGACCATCCGGACGCGAAGCGTCGCTTCCGTGTGGTGGGCAGCACCGAAGAACTCGCCCGCGCCCTGGACTATCCCTGGGAAAAGTGGGCCGTCTTCTTGCACCCCGCTCAGCGGGAGATGGTGCGTGCCAAGTTCAACGGCCCGGCTCGGGTGGCCGGTTCCGCCGGCACGGGCAAAACCGTGGTGGCCCTGCACCGCGCTGCGTACTTGGCCGAAGCGAACCGGGACGCTCGTGTCTTGGTCACGACGTTCAGCGACCCGCTCGCAGCCGCCTTGCGTGAGAAGCTCCGTTTCCTGATCGGAAACTCGCCCCGGGTCTTCGAGCGGATCGAGGTCGATGCGATCAAGACCGTGGGCAAACGCTTGTACGAAGCCCGGTTTGGGGCTATCCGCTTTGCGACCGAGGCCGAACAGAGGACCCAGCTCGGGGCGGCCGCCGCCGATGCGGGAGCCGAGAGCTTCACCGATCAATTCTTGTGGACGGAGTGGCGTGACGTCGTTGATGCTTGGCAGCTGAATGACTGGGAATCTTATCGTGACGTCAAACGGCTTGGCCGGAAGACAAGGCTACCCGAATCGCAACGTCGAACACTGTGGGAAGTCATTAGTGTGGTCCGAGATCGGCTCGCCGAGCAGGGTTCCCTGACGTCCGCCATGATGTTTGGCCGACTGGCAGCAAGGCTCCGCACGGAAGGGAGCGGGCCGTACGGCTTTATCGTGGTCGACGAAGCCCAAGACATCGGCGTACCCGAACTCCGCTTTCTCTCTGCACTCTGCGGCGAGGAACCGGCAAGCTTGTTCTTCGCGGGCGACCTCGGCCAACGCATTTTTCAGCCCCCGTTCTCCTGGAAGTCGCTCGGAGTCGATATCCGGGGACGCTCGCGGACCCTCCGGATCAACTACCGCACATCCCATCAGATCCGCAGCCAGGCGGACCGGCTCTTACCCCCGGAGATCTCCGACGTGGACGGAGCATCCGAGCAGCGCAAAGGAACGGTATCAGCGTTTGAGGGGCCTGATCCCGTCGTGCAGGTCTTTGATACGCAAGACGCGGAGGAAGCGTCCATTGCGTCGTGGCTTCGCGGTTGCGAGTCCGCGGGCGTTCGACGCGAAGAGATTGCGGTCTTCGTTCGATCGCAAGAACTAATCGATCGATCGGTGCGTGCCGTGGAAGCCGCGGGGCAGCCCGTCAACCGTGTTGAAGAGGGCATCCAGACGGTTCCCGGTCACGTGAGCGTGATGACAATGCACCAAGCCAAGGGGCTCGAGTTTCGCTGTGTCGCCGTCATGGCCTGTGACGACGATCAGCTTCCATCGTTGGAACGCATCGAGGCGATCGGCGACGAGGCTGACCTTGAGGAGGTGTACAGTACCGAACGGCATCTCCTTTACGTCGCTTGCACGCGGGCCCGGGACCGGCTGATGGTCACGGGGGTCGATCCCGCTTCGGAGTTCCTCGACGATCTTCTGGGGAATTAG